The Sorex araneus isolate mSorAra2 chromosome 5, mSorAra2.pri, whole genome shotgun sequence genome has a segment encoding these proteins:
- the UBE2C gene encoding ubiquitin-conjugating enzyme E2 C translates to MASQNRDPAAASVAAARKGAEPSGGAARGPVGKRLQQELMTLMMSGDKGISAFPESDNLFKWVGTIHGAAGTVYEDLRYKLSLEFPSGYPYNAPTVKFLTPCYHPNVDTHGNICLDILKDKWSALYDVRTILLSIQSLLGEPNIDSPLNTHAAELWKNPTAFKKYLQETYSKHASSQEP, encoded by the exons ATGGCCTCCCAGAACCGCGACCCCGCCGCCGCCAGTGTCGCCGCTGCCCGCAAAGGAGCCGAGCCCAGCGGGGGCGCTGCCCGGGGCCCCGTGGGGAAGAG GCTACAGCAGGAGCTGATGACCCTCATG ATGTCTGGTGACAAAGGCATTTCTGCCTTCCCGGAGTCAGACAACCTTTTCAAGTGGGTGGGGACCATCCACGGAGCCGCTGGCACG GTCTACGAGGACCTGAGGTATAAGCTCTCCCTGGAGTTCCCCAGCGGCTACCCCTACAACGCGCCCACCGTGAAATTTCTCACTCCCTGCTACCACCCCAACGTGGACACGCACGGCAACATCTGCCTGGACATCCTGAAAGACAAGTGGTCCGCGCTGTACGACGTCAGGACCATCCTGCTGTCCATTCAGAGCCTGCTCGGAG AACCCAACATCGACAGCCCTTTGAACACGCACGCTGCTGAGCTCTGGAAAAATCCTACAG CCTTCAAGAAATACCTGCAGGAAACGTACTCCAAGCACGCCTCCAGCCAAGAGCCTTGA